TCTTTCTTTGGCCGGGGAGGAGCTGCCATGAGCGACACGAACCCCCCAGCCACCCCTCCCACTCCGCCCACCGCGCCCGACGGCAAGATCAGCATGTGGTCCGGTCTGCTCGGACGGATCCGGCGACTGCTCGGACTGCAGTAAATAACTCTCTCGCTCCCAGCAGTGCTCCGGCCGCTGGCGGGGTCTTGTTTGTCGGGAGAAGGAGACACGCTACCCCAATGTTCAGCCCCAAAGGTTCGCGTGCCAAGAACTCCCCGGTCCCTTGCGAACGCTGAGACGGTATGCCACACCGGCCGCTGTTTCCCAGATTTCCACGTGTTCCTCTACAGGCCACGTCTTGTAGTTCGCTATGTGGGTATACCGATCTACGCAACGAACGAGGCGAACCTCCTGCTCGCCTTCTTCTAGAACGACTTGGTCTCCGTGGTGGAACACATTCACTTCCTAAATCTAAACGGGGTGCCTACATTGAATTGGTTTACTTATCTTTAAATATAAAGGATATATTTATGTAAAAGTAAGATTTACTAAACTAAGGCTGTGAAGCGTATTGCTTTCTGGCTCCTTCGGCGAATTGAGCAGAGCGAAGGCTTCGCCCTTTCCCTTGTGATCCTTGTCGCCCTCCTCATTACCTTGGCAATGCTGCCTTTCCTTCTGCGCTAGTCCAGCCCCATTCTCCCTCCCGCTTAGGCCCCGGCCCTGGGCGGGTCTTTCATTGGCCGGGTAGGAGTTTTCTATGAGCGACACGAACCCCCCGTCCACCCCCACTCCACCTCCCGCGCCCGACGGCAAGATCAGCATGTGGTCCGGCTTGTTCAGCGCCGGTGACGCCCGTCCGAGACGCGGCTTACTCGGACTGATCCGGCGACTGCTCGGACTGCAGTAAATAACTCTCTTGCTCCCGTCAGCGCTCCAGCCCGCTGGCGGGCTTCCTTTCGGCTGGGAAGGGAGGTTCATGAAACGGACCCTGAACGCCTTCCTGCTGAGCGTGCTCGCCCTGACCCTGGTGCTGTTCCCACTGGCCCTCGCCGACCTGCCCGCTTCGAGACCCCCACCCGTCCTCTGCCGCGTGACCGCCGCCTACCAACCCTCCGTCTGGCCGCCCTTCACGCCCCCAGAGGAACGGTTTCGCCGCATCATCATCACCCTCAGGCCCGGGTGCCCAGACGATGGCGAGGCGCGCATCCGCCTGGCCAACACGAGTGGCCGCACACTCCCTGAGCGTGGGTATTACACGCTGACGCCCGACGACCCGGTCCGGTACATCCCCAACTCGCCATCCACGGCCATTACCACGCCGGGTTGGACTGTGTACTGGTTGGCGGCGAGCGGGAAACAGTACGAAGTCACGCAAGCCCCTTTGGGGGGACGGTAGCCCATGAGGTGCACGCATGCAGACCACGACTGCCCCGCCCCCGCATTCCTCCAGTCCCCTGCTCACAGGTGTGGACTGGACGGCCTTCATCTGGGCACTGGTGTTCAGCCTCACGCTTCTCCCCTCGCGCCACCGATGGGAACTGAAGAAAGGCCAGGTGCCCACACCCTGGTGGGTCGTCATCCTGGAAACCCTGGTGGGCGGGCTGGTCGGGGGAGTGGGATTCGCCACGGCCGCTCCTGAGGTGTGGCCCGGCCTGCGTGGCCCTGGCAAGCAGGCCATGCTTGCCATCGGGGGAGCCGCCGTGGGCCCCCTGCTCGGCAAATGGATTCCAGCGGGCATCGCTGCCGCCATCGGGTTCTTCAGCGAGAAGAAGCTCGGCTTCCGCATCGAGGTCCAGCCCCGGGAACCCGACCCGCCGCAGGTCTCCCCTCCACCACAGGACCCCGCGACGCCTCCCCCCACAGCTCCCGTTCCCTCGCCGGGTGCAGGAGGTGGTGACAATGGCAACACAACGCCGTAAGACGGCCCTCCCCCTCCAGCCCCGGGTTCTCCCGCAACGTCCTCACCCCGCCCGTTGGCGCTGGTGGCATACCGTCGTGGCCATTCTCGTCGGCCTGAGCACCCTGATCGTCTTCGAGACCCCTGTGGACGTGGCGGCGCTGGCGGGGACCACTGTGCTGGACGAGCAGAACGCCCTCTACTTCCGTGCGGGCTTGACGGGCCTCGCCCTCATCGTGGCGCTGGGCATTCGGGGACACCCCTGGTGGCACACGATCATCTGCCTGCTGATCGCCTGCTTCGCTGTCGGGCAGATCGTGCGTGCGGTGTACACGCCGGAGGTCAGTGGGATTCCCCTGGCCCTGCTGTGCGCCCACCTTGCTTTTGCCGGCTACCTGTTCGCGCTGGGGATGCGCCCAAGCGTGTACGAGCGGGTGGACGATTTAGGCGAACAGTTGGAGGCTTCCCAGGCCCGTGAGGAGGAAGTGCGGCTGGCCGCCCACGAGAGCGCGATGTACGCGCGAGGCCTCGAGCACCGACTCAAGAACCTGGGCGTGCGGATCGAGCGCCGCCCGGAGGTCCCTCATGACGAGCTTTGACTTTGCTGCAGCCATCCAGGCGCGCCCCAGTGATGCGGATCTCCCCATCGCCCTGGGGCGCTTCTCTTACCGGGAAAGCCCGACGCAGCGTGGGGCCGTGATTCCAGACCCTGCCTGGGCTGGGACGCACCTGGTGCAGGTCAACCTGACCCAGTTCCCGGACTTCCCGACATCGAGCGGTAGGCGGGTGCAGCACCTGACCATGCACCGCCAGGTGGCCCCGGTGTTCATCGCCACCATGCAGCTCGCTCAGCAGCGGGGCCTCCTGAAGACCCTGCACGAGTACAACGGGTGCTACGTGGCGCGGCACATGGGCTGGACGCCCGGCAGGCCGCTCAGCGTCCACTCGTGGGCCGCAGCGGTGGACTTTGACGCGGCCACCAATGGGTATGGAGTGCCATTCGGGCGGATGCAGATCAACAAGGACTTCGTGCGCCTCATGGAGGAGTGCGGCTGGACCTGGGGTGGGCGCTGGACGAGCAGCTATGCGGACGGCATGCACTTCCAGTGGAGTGACCCTCTCCCAGGCACGGTGGTGCCCACTTGGCAGGACGCGATGGCGAAGACGGCCACCCCGCTCAAGCCGGTTTCCCCCACGCCGATCAAGCGCCGGGTGTTCGTGAACGGGCAGCCGGTGGGCGTGGGCCGGACAGTGACGGACGGGGTGGCCGTGCTGCTGAGCAAGGACGGGAGCGCCTGGCTGCAACCCGCGGATGGGCATGAGGCAGCGGTCGCGGCGACAGGAGCGGTGGACGGTAACAGTACGCGCGTGACGCTGCTGGATCAGGCGGACGTGTGGGTGCCGTTCAGTGGCCGAGCGATCTACCGGGGGCTGATGGTCAACCTGAACCCGACGACGTATGACCTGCACGTGCGGCCAGCCACGGCGGAGGAGCGAGCCAGTTCAGGCAGCTGGTCAAATTTACCCCACGTGCTGATTGGTCTTCAGTAGGGTAGCGCGGTGAAGCGACTGACCCGGAAGTACTGGAGACGGCTGGGGCAAAACGATGTGCTCTTGATGGCGCTGGTCACCATGGTGGCTGTCATCGCAACGTTGCTGGTCATGTCCTTTGTGAAGCCGTAATTCTCCTTGTCACCTTCCAATTCCATCCCTTCACCGGCCCCTGCCCCGCGCGGGGGCTGTGCCCTTTCCCGAGGTCCTTATGCCTATAGATCCCCGCATTGCCGAGATCCTCCGCCGGCGCGCTGAACAGGGCGTCACCATCACCAAGACCGAGACGCCCACCCTGCGTCCTCAGTCCGTCCCCACGCCCACTGTCAGGCCGCAGAGCACCGCCTCCGCCCCACCTCCTATCCAGATGCCGTCCCTGAATCCACCGCTACCCATCGAGACGCCCATGGATGACGGTGAGCTGGCCGCCCTACTGGATGGCGTGCTGCCTCGCATTGACACCCTGGTCCGGCAAGCGATCAACGACGTGCACAACAACGGGCGTCTCAGCATGGCCGAAGCGCTTTCCCTGGCCCCGGAAGTGCGCAACATCGTCTCGCTGGTGATCGGGCAAATGCTCCCTCAGATCAAGGGCACCTCGGCCCGCGAACTGGTAATCCTGGTGCTGGCCGTGCTGCTGCGCCAGTACATCAGCCCTTACCTGCCCGCCCTCGTACGGCCTTACTTCACGGCTCAGACGCTGCGTGTGCTGGTACGCGGCCTGGAAGCGGCGTACGTCAGCTGGATCAAGCCCCGGTTGCAGAACTGAGGCCCGGACGATTCGCACCAAACTTTGCCCTTTTTCGGCGGTGGTTCAGCCAACTGGACGAAAGGGGCAGGGGTTCTACCGCGTAACCGACTAGAAAACGCAGTGACAAAAGAGTTTGCTTTCCCAGATTAAGCTGGTATTAAGATGAGGTTCCTACCTGCTTTTCCTCGCCTGGATAGCCCTTCTCTGCTCTTTTCAACGTCTGCACAGCAGGATTAATGAGTAAGATGAGCAATATACTCTTGATCCATGATCAGCCCACTGAGGTCCTCCACTTATGCCTCATGTTCGAGGCACTTGACTTTCCAGCTGTCTTAAACGTCGTTGCGACCCCAATGGAAGCCCTAAACCTCCTGAAGCACGACGGCTGTGGGTGGAAGTCCCCTCAACCTGACCTGGTATTGGTCCACCTCGGCTTATCCAAAGGAGTGGGCGAAGGACTGTTGGACCTGCTCCTACAGAACTTCCCCCACCTCCTGATCGGCGCGGTCATACCGTATGGAATGAGCATGCAGAACACCCGAGGACAGGTACAGCTTTCTGCCCCAATCTCCCAGAAGAAGCTACAAGGCTTCCTTACGGTACTGAAAGGGCAGCAGCAGTTGGGTGCCTAAAAGACTGTATTGATGTGTTAGATTGTGCAGCAAGCTACACTCACCTGTAGCCCAGAGTGAGGTGCATCGGCACTTCACTCTACTTTTTTGGCTCTCTTTGCTGATATCACGGAAGAGCGGGGAGCCGTTGTGTTTCGGCGTTTCGGGAAGTCCGGTGACAATGCGTTCAGTCCAAAAGATTAACTTGGAATGAAGATGCTGTCCTTCTCTCCTTCCGACACACTTCCTCTTGTGTCGTTCCTCATGCCAGGCGGGGAACCGACCTTACGCAACTGGCAGTTCAGCGGCGTCTTCGGGGCCAGCTTCAGCCCAAACGCTCTGCCTACCCTCCGGGGCGGTCATCATGCCACCCTCGCGCTCATGTACGCTTCCCTTGATGCCCTTGAAGGCCACTGGGACCGTTACCGCGTCGAACCCACAGCCTCCCTGCTCCCTGGTCAGGCACTGCAGTCCCGCAAGAAGCCTCTGCCAGAAGATCTGCACGTTGCTGCCCTGATCGCTGATTTCCACCGGGTCCGCCCCGCAGCGATTTCCCCTTTGATTGACGGTCGCCACCGTGTCGCGCATCGTCACCGCCTCGGCCTGAGCCGCACCGTTGTGTATCAGGCGGATCAGCCCTGGTTGAAGTTCACCTCAGACCAAATAACGCGAACGGGGGAAGGGTTTGATCTGACGGTCATGATGGCCTGCATGCGTCCGCACGTGGAAGAGGCATATGAACGGTTGGCCACGTGGAACCTCACAGGCTTTCCTTACCCTACGGTTTTTCTCCCAGGCCTCATGGACGGAGCGGAGTGGGCCATTCGTAGCGACCGCGGACACCTATGCGATCTGTTCGGTTGGATTGAGGAGGACACGCAGGTAAGTTCGCCAGGGGGGCAGCGGGTACATCAGGTACGCACGGCAGATGGCCCAGTGACGCTCTACGCGACGGCTCCCAAACTCGATGGGGCGCTGGCGTACGCAGCGCGTGAGCGTCAGGGGTTTCAACTGGCGGATACAGCAGCGCTCACCTTGACTTTGCAGGAGCAGAACAAGACACCGAAACCGGAGGATGCTGTGCCTGCGATCACCCACCTGCACACGTCGGCAGGCTGGCAGACGGTGGTGTTGACGGGCTGTGAGACCATCCGGACGCGATTGGCGCAGGGGAAGAGGGAGACGCTGGTGTATGTGCAGGCAGATCCAAGGCCAATCACGTTCACGCCGGAGGAAGCGCGGGTGTGGTCGAGTGTGCGGCGGTTGCCTCACCGGTTTGTCCAGACGGCGTGGATAAGGCACCGGAAGTTGCGGAGCATGGGACGCCTGCTGTATCCCACGCCGAAGCAAACTTGGACTTAGGCGGCCTCCCCACCATCTCGCCCCTTCCTGCGCTGACTTCAGCCAGTTGTGGGAGGGGACATTCGAAAATCGTTAAAGTTATGCGGATGGCACTGCACCCTAAGGGAAGACTTCGGATCATTGACCATCTGATTGCCGTCATGCCGGATGAACCCATTCGCCTGAGAGACTGGCTGACCCTCTTGCCCGAGGATGTGAAGCACAACAGTGCAAGGGGTGAAGCCCGCTACCTGGTCACGGATGGCTTGACGACCCTGAGCGCGAGTATGTTAAGGGCGTACCAGATCACGGAGCAGGGCAAGCAACGACGGGCTGAGGTGCGCGCTTTACTGGGGGAAGAGGAGCTTTTATAGCTTGTCGTGTGCCTTCACCCCCACTCCTGTGCTTCGGCATGGACGGTGGGGGCTTTTTTGTTGTGGAGGCGAGAATCCAGCAGCATGCTCCCTCCCCCTCACGTAGCCTGAGGCCATGCCTGCCCGACACGCCCTGACCGCCCTCCTGCCCTGCTGGCCTCCGCCACGGCCCAGGTGTCCATCCCCGTCGCCAATGCCCACACGCCCGCCACCCTTGTGAACGCCCTGGCCGTCAAGCGGAACTGGACCGTAGAGCAGAGTGAATTCTGCAAGGCCCGCGCTGCCGCGAATGCTGCCATTGCCTACCCGAAGAAGGCGAACTCAAAGTTCAAATACATCACCACCTACGCTTTCCGAGCATCGAGCGATGCTAAGGGGGAGCGCTCGCTCCTCGACTTTTACGGCACGGACTTTCAAACACCGTTCCCCTGGCAGGACGGGCAGTGGCTTAGCCGGCAGTACAGTTACGACGCACTGCCGCAGTATGCGTTTGTGATGGAGCTGCAGGACCGACCAAAGGATCCAAACCGCTCGGGCACAGTGGCAAGCGCGTGTATGACGGTGTTCGGCATCCGCTGACCCTAAACTCTTGCCCCTTCCTGCGTTGGCTTCGGCCGGTGGCGGGGAGGAGGCTTTTTTCGTTTGGTTCAGCTCGCCCGGTCCTGCTGTCGAGGAACGAGCTTGACCTCGACGTCATACCCGAGCGCCTCGGCCAGCCGTCGGAGCGTGGACAAACTGTGCCCGTGGTACTGCGGGTCCAGCAGCCTGGCCACATTCGGCTGCTGCATCCCCGCCCGCGCCGCCGCCTCCGACTGAGTCAGCCCGCTCGCGTCCAGCACCCGCGCCACCTCCAGGCTTACCGGGTCTGCAGGCATGGGCGGTGTGCTGGAAAGCGTCCGGAACTCGCCCGGCTTGTCCGGGTCCCCGTCCTCCATGCGGAACACGTCCGCGTCCAGGTCCAGCTCGCCCGGCCAGGTGACGATCCGGCCACGGCGGCCGAGCTGCACCCCCTCGAAGAAGGCACGGTCGGCCAGGGGCGCGAACACGCCGGGATCGCCCGCCAGGAGGCCCGATACATCTGCGTGGATCGTTGCGCCGTCTGCGTAGGTGAGGTGGAGGGTCAGGCCTTCGCCGGGAGTAACTTCGGTGATCTTGTGCATGGTGCTCCTTTGCAGCTGAGGCGGTCCCTGCCCGGGGGTGCCCCAGAGAAGTGGGGTGGGGCCTTGGGAGGCCCCGGAGCGGATTAGAGGGGGGAATCGTGACTATTCAGCGACCTATAAGCAACTGGGTGGAATGAGGTAAGGTGAGGGATCTCTAACGTGGCTTGCCTGAATGGTGACTGTCTCCAAGCGCATACCCACGAGAGGGAAGGAGACTTGGAAGCCTACTTCCTCAGACATCTATCCCAGTTATCAATACCTTCTGATACTTGAACTTGGGGTTTTGAGGCAATAAACCAATTTTCGGAGCAAGAGGAAGATCATGGACTACACAAGAAAGCAAAGTTTTCTTGCACTGCCTCTGACTTTAGGAAGTCTTGCGGCCGCCATTTTACTATCCGTGCAAACGGTAGCCAGGGCATACACTGAGGAAAACTCACCTCTTCGCTTAGCCGCTGATAAAGCGGGATTTCTACTGGGGACGGCTGTAGAAGATGATCTTGTTGGTCGAGACACCCAATATGAAGAGGTGGTTGGACGCGAGTATAATATCGTCACTACTGAAAACGCTTTTAAATTTCGCTGGACCGAGCCTGAGAAGGGCAAGTTTTCCTTCAAAAGGGCAGAGAAAGTTGTTTCCCTCGCCGAGAAAAACGGACAAAAAGTCAGAGGGCATACGTTAATCTGGCACCTTTCTTTGCCATCTTGGTTGTCAGAGGGCAACTTTACTAAGGAGGAAATAAGTAGTATATTCAATGATCACATCGACAATGTAGTTGGTGGCTTTAAAGGCCGTATTTATGCATGGGATGTTGTTAATGAAGTAGTAGATGATGATGGTAAGTTAAGAAATTCAATATGGAGAAAAAATCTCGGTGATGAATACATCGCACGGGCATTTGAGAGAGCACGTGCAGCCGACCCGGATGCTAAGTTATTTTTAAACGAAAACAGCATTGAGACTTGGAACGACAAAGCAAAAGCAACATATGACTTGATAAAATCACTGAAAGCTAAAGGTGTGCCGATAGACGGGATCGGGTTTCAAACCCATGTCGACAAAAGCTTTGAGAGCAAAGTAAGCGAGTTTAAAGAAGTAATGCAGCGTTTTGCTTCGCTTGGGCTAGAGATTAACATAACAGAAATGGATGTCGATGTTGGCGACAATCCCAAGGAAGCGGATTTTCTTACTCAAGCTCGAATCTATTCTAAGGTTCTTGATTCTTGCCTTTCTATTAATACATGTAAAGCGCTGGTTGTATGGGGGGCCAATGACAAAAATTCATGGTTGCGCGACGACTCCGGACGAAAAGCCTATCCCTTACTACTGAATGACGACTACAATCCGAAGCCTGCCTATAATGACATAATCCGACGGCTTCAGAAATAAAGCCATATCGTAACTATTCAGCGCGATCACGATTGTCGCGCTGAATAGTTACGACGATTTTACCTTTGGCGTCCTCCAGTCCCGTATCCATGAGGTGTGGAGCTTGGCTGCAAGTGCAGCCCATGGGGTAGGAAACGATCCGACGTATGTAGCGAAGGACTGCTTTGATCCTTTCCCGTTCCCGCACCCTTCAAGCGCACAGCGGGTAGCAGTTGAACAGGCAGCGCAGTTTGTGGTGACAGCTCGGGAGGCCCTGATGGCGCAGGACTCGAAGGCGACACTGACGAAGATGTACAACGCAGTGACGGAATTGAGAGGGAAGGCGGATGCATCACATCCGGCCACAACCTTGCTGATGGCTCACACTCGCCTGGACGCCGCTGTAGCCACTGCGTACGGCTGGGCGTGGCCGCTCCCTGAGGACGAGGTGCTCGCGCGACTGCTGGCGCTGAATCTGGAAAGAGCGGGCACAGCAACCGTGAGTAATTAGCCCATGTCGCTTTAGGTGAAGCGACACGCACCTGACAGAGCGGAGATCTGATTCAAACCAATGGAAATGCTGATTACGGGCAATGACGGTGCTTGGAACGTAGAGACGCCAGAGGGCGTGGCGTTCATGCTTGCGACCTTTTCCCCTGAGGACTGGGAGTTTACGGAGCCAGGGGACGACGGGATGTATGCGCTGCGCGACGGAGAGGTCGTGGCTTGTGCGCCAGAAGAGGTGGAATACATCTTGGGACCTTCGCTATGTCCCCCTGGCGTCACCGTGGATTTAGAGGCTCTGGCTCGAGAAGCCATTCTTCGTGTTGCAGCGGGGAAATATCTGCGTGAAGAGGAATAACTGCTCTACAGATGTAGTAGGGCACAAGGGATGACAGGTTAGCCGGTCACGTCCGCACGTTACCCTGCTCCCCATGCGCCCCGCTGACCTGACTGCTGTGGAGATTGCTGACCAGCTGCACGCCGCGTACCAGGAGGACCGCCGCCTCGCTCCTCCAGGCCCGGACGTGGAGGAACGCCTGGCCCTCGCGGATTACCTCGGCTGCCACGAGGCGGCCCGAGTGGAGGCGTGGGAGGCCTGGCAGACCGTGCTGGAGCTGGAAGGGCATGACATTGAGGACGCCGAGTACTGGCTCGATGTCGAGTTCGCCCTGCCCTGCCCGGAGTAACCTGCCGGGCGTGACCGACGAATTCCGCCCCGGCCGCCCCCTCCCCAGTGAGGAACGCGGCACACAAGAGCGCCTGCTGTACCACATCCAGCGCGTCAGCGGCGAGTGGTGCACCATGAGCCGCGAGGAGGGCAGCTGGCAGTGGCGGCAGCTGCGCGGCGGCGGAGACGACGGGTACGGGCGCGGAAGCTGGCGCGAGATGCACGCCTGGCTGGCGAAGTAAGGGTGACTGCTCCAGATTGACAGGGCGTCCGGCGGCTTCCCACATGGCGGCGCGTACAAGGTCCTGGTCGTTCAGGCCCCACCCCCGTCAGACCCCCCCTAGCGTGCGGGCGTTTGTCCCGCCCCCCCTCGGGGCACAATAATCGGCGCAATGACGACGGACTCTCGTTCCCCCTCGGGCAGAAAACGCCCTCCTGGCGTGCTCCCACGGGTCCTGCTGGAAGAAGGCTCCTCCCGGCACGAAGCGGCGGAGCGGCAACGCCTGGACGCCATCGTCGCCCTCGATGGTGGGACGCTGACGGATCATGTCCGATGAGCGATTGACGGCTATCTGGAGCGAGACGTCTACAGTCCTGACCCTCGGAGGTACCTCGCGGACCGGCATCAGAAACTGGAGGGCCTGGTCAAGACGGCCTTCCGGCAGGAAAAGACCCAGCGCGAGCGGTTCGTGGCGATGGTGGAGCGGGTGGGTGGGCATCAGTCCCTGCATTTCCGGTGGGCGCTGTACGAGTACCTGGAGCCGCACGCGGCGAGGATTGACGCTTATCTGGAAGCGCAGGAGCAGCAGGGTGCACACGCCTCCTAACGCCACCAATTGCCCAGTTTCTTGCAATTGCTCTTGTTTTTCGCGTGCTGGACGTCGCAGGATGCAGGCATGACGAAAAAGAGCCCGAAAACAGCTGCTGCAACCGCCCTCGCCACAGGCGGCAAGATCGGTAAAGCCCAACTCGTGGAGACGGTGGCCGACAAGACCGGCCTGACCAAGAAGCAGAGCGACGCGGCCGTGGAAGCCATGCTGGAAAGCGTGATCGGCGGGCTGCGCGCTGGTCAGAACGTGACACTGCCCGGCCTGGGAACCCTGAGCGTCAAGGCCACCGCAGCGCGCACGGGCGTCAAGCCGGGCACCAGCGAGAAGATCCAGATTCCTGCAGGCAAGAAGGTCAGCTATAAGGTCGCCAGTACCCTCAAGGGCAGTATCAACGGCTGAACTGCAGGACAAGACGAGGGGAGGCCAAGCAGCACGCCCTGGGCCTCCCCTCTCTATGCAACCCTACGGTTGAGCGATCCACGCCTCGCAGATTGCTCTGGCCTAAACCGACTTAGAGCAGAATCTTGTAGAAGAGATTAAACGACCAGGAAAGCCAAGAAACTTTTACCCTGTCTGACATATCATCACCATGTCGGGAAATTAATATCTGGACTGCAAAGCTAATAGACAGTCAGGTACTAATCTATTAATTTTATACTAAATACGTTACTTCCGTAGACTACATTTTGACACTCAAATTTGAAGCCTTGCGATAAATCAGGAAATTCTCGATCTGGACTGTCAAAAGCTGCCAAGTCTATCAAAGCAGCTAGTGCCTGATTAAGTATCTGTGTGAACTTTATTACTTCCTCTCTAGCTACTTCTGATGTATCCATATCATTCGTGAGGACTTGTCTTTTCTGCGCGTCATATAATGTAGCCCTAAGATCAGACGCTTTTTGGTGAAGTATATCGGCACTTGAAAGAAGACGCTCAGGCCATTCTGTTGTGTCTGTCATGCCAAGCCCCCTTAGAAGCAGAAATGAATTATGACTCAATGTGGTGCTATGCCTCGCCCAAAAATAGCTGCTCAAGATGTCAATCTACCCGGGTAAAACCCCCTAATTTTGTCTTCCCTAAGGTCAATTAGGGCAGGGAAGCCTCTTGCTAATTCCCGCTACAGAAGGCAGTTTCATAGCAACCCAAGGCTTTCCAGTCGGAGATTATTGCTCGTCCTTGTGGTGCGAGCTGGGAAGGCAACGACAACGCTAAGCTGCCCAAGTGCCTCCCCTCGCGCGCATCATCATTGCCCTCTACGCCGTCTGTTTGAGCGGCGCTACTGTGGTCCACCTTCTGGATCTTTGGCATGGCGGTTGGCTCCCTTATCACTCGGCCCCCAAGACCATCAATCTTTACTGGTCCCTGCTCAGCGTTTTTGATCCACTGGCCGTGGTCCTTCTCTACTGGCGTCCGCGATTCGGGTTGCTGCTGACGCTCGTGATCATCATTTCAGATGTATGTATCAACAGCGTGATGCAGTACGGTGCCGGAATGGACCGAGCAGTGCCTGTAGCACTGTTTCAAAATTTGCAGGCACAAACAGCATTTCTTGGCTTTGTGCTTGGGTCGGCACCATTTCTCTTGGGGCACCTGCGTAAGTGAGCCTAACCAAATTGTTTTCACCCGGATAAAAAGCGTCTTTTTGTCTTCCCTAAGCCCAGTTAGACCAGAAAAATTTCATCTTGGAGATACTGCCTTTTAAGGCCGATCGTATAGCTGTTGTTCGACATCAGTAGGGTTAGTAACCTGTTTAACAGATGTCACATCGTGCCCATTTCGCTCTGATTGCGGACAACCAAGTGCAGTTTTGCTCTGACAAATGGGGTGCATTGGGGTTGGCCGAGATCTTGGCACTGGGACCTACACGGTTCAGAACATGGTTCGAGCGAGAGCTTGAGGTCAACCCTGACGCCGCATTGGGCGTGATCCCTGATGCTTTTGTGGTTGTCCATGCTGACTTCAGGCAAATCAAGTTGTCCGAAGAACCTGGTCTACAGCATCAAGCCGAAAACGCTATGGCTCAATTTCCAAATGTGCCTGAACTTGCCGATCAGCTCAGCCATGCGACTTCACAAGCGTTGCACGCTTTCCTGATGGTTCTTCATGAGAT
The sequence above is drawn from the Deinococcus hopiensis KR-140 genome and encodes:
- a CDS encoding M15 family metallopeptidase; protein product: MTSFDFAAAIQARPSDADLPIALGRFSYRESPTQRGAVIPDPAWAGTHLVQVNLTQFPDFPTSSGRRVQHLTMHRQVAPVFIATMQLAQQRGLLKTLHEYNGCYVARHMGWTPGRPLSVHSWAAAVDFDAATNGYGVPFGRMQINKDFVRLMEECGWTWGGRWTSSYADGMHFQWSDPLPGTVVPTWQDAMAKTATPLKPVSPTPIKRRVFVNGQPVGVGRTVTDGVAVLLSKDGSAWLQPADGHEAAVAATGAVDGNSTRVTLLDQADVWVPFSGRAIYRGLMVNLNPTTYDLHVRPATAEERASSGSWSNLPHVLIGLQ
- a CDS encoding response regulator; protein product: MSKMSNILLIHDQPTEVLHLCLMFEALDFPAVLNVVATPMEALNLLKHDGCGWKSPQPDLVLVHLGLSKGVGEGLLDLLLQNFPHLLIGAVIPYGMSMQNTRGQVQLSAPISQKKLQGFLTVLKGQQQLGA
- a CDS encoding XRE family transcriptional regulator yields the protein MHKITEVTPGEGLTLHLTYADGATIHADVSGLLAGDPGVFAPLADRAFFEGVQLGRRGRIVTWPGELDLDADVFRMEDGDPDKPGEFRTLSSTPPMPADPVSLEVARVLDASGLTQSEAAARAGMQQPNVARLLDPQYHGHSLSTLRRLAEALGYDVEVKLVPRQQDRAS
- a CDS encoding endo-1,4-beta-xylanase; its protein translation is MDYTRKQSFLALPLTLGSLAAAILLSVQTVARAYTEENSPLRLAADKAGFLLGTAVEDDLVGRDTQYEEVVGREYNIVTTENAFKFRWTEPEKGKFSFKRAEKVVSLAEKNGQKVRGHTLIWHLSLPSWLSEGNFTKEEISSIFNDHIDNVVGGFKGRIYAWDVVNEVVDDDGKLRNSIWRKNLGDEYIARAFERARAADPDAKLFLNENSIETWNDKAKATYDLIKSLKAKGVPIDGIGFQTHVDKSFESKVSEFKEVMQRFASLGLEINITEMDVDVGDNPKEADFLTQARIYSKVLDSCLSINTCKALVVWGANDKNSWLRDDSGRKAYPLLLNDDYNPKPAYNDIIRRLQK
- a CDS encoding HU family DNA-binding protein codes for the protein MTKKSPKTAAATALATGGKIGKAQLVETVADKTGLTKKQSDAAVEAMLESVIGGLRAGQNVTLPGLGTLSVKATAARTGVKPGTSEKIQIPAGKKVSYKVASTLKGSING